A genomic segment from Pseudosulfitobacter sp. DSM 107133 encodes:
- a CDS encoding mechanosensitive ion channel family protein, with protein sequence MFQDLMNTEIFGGHTIADFLTLNMLASIAGSVVGAVVIIIVGWIIAAWLGSRVRKIGTAHAHLDNTLFNFLGSIVQYVIIGFTMLIVLNTFGIQTTSIVAAVGAAGLAIGLALQGTLSNVAAGVMLILFRPLKIGDFVDVAGQMGTVKDVTLNFTELASMSNTQVIIPNKEVWGNVIENYSVYPTRRAEWYFGVGYGANLKDAEDTIRETIMADPRAHKEPEPFIQVGNLGDSSVDFRVRVWCNASDYFAFTNDMNRKVKEALDAKGVDIPFPTRTIYQAAAE encoded by the coding sequence ATGTTTCAAGACTTAATGAATACCGAGATTTTTGGCGGCCATACCATTGCCGATTTCCTGACACTGAACATGCTGGCGTCGATTGCCGGATCGGTTGTCGGGGCGGTCGTCATCATCATTGTCGGCTGGATCATTGCCGCATGGCTGGGCAGCCGCGTGCGCAAGATCGGCACGGCACATGCGCATCTGGACAACACGCTGTTCAATTTCCTGGGCTCGATTGTCCAATACGTCATCATCGGCTTTACGATGCTGATCGTGCTGAACACATTCGGCATTCAGACCACGTCAATTGTCGCGGCGGTGGGTGCTGCGGGTCTGGCGATTGGTCTGGCCTTGCAGGGCACGCTGTCCAACGTCGCGGCGGGCGTTATGCTGATCCTGTTCCGTCCGCTGAAGATCGGCGATTTTGTCGATGTGGCAGGGCAGATGGGCACGGTCAAGGACGTGACGCTGAACTTTACCGAACTGGCCAGTATGTCGAACACGCAGGTGATCATTCCCAACAAGGAAGTCTGGGGCAACGTGATCGAGAACTACTCTGTCTATCCCACCCGCCGCGCCGAATGGTATTTCGGTGTGGGCTATGGCGCGAACCTGAAGGACGCCGAGGACACGATCCGCGAAACGATCATGGCCGATCCGCGTGCGCACAAGGAACCGGAACCGTTCATTCAGGTCGGCAACCTGGGCGACAGCTCGGTCGATTTCCGGGTGCGGGTGTGGTGCAATGCGTCGGATTACTTTGCCTTCACCAACGACATGAACCGCAAGGTCAAGGAAGCACTGGATGCCAAGGGTGTCGATATTCCGTTCCCCACGCGCACGATCTATCAGGCTGCGGCAGAATAA
- a CDS encoding molybdopterin-binding protein, with translation MTQPTAAMLVIGDEILSGRTRDSNMYHLAGQLTERGIDLREVRVVSDDADAITEAVKALSAAYEHVFTSGGIGPTHDDITADCIAAAFGAHIDVRDDARALLQAHYNRQGMEFNTARQRMARIPDGAVLIENPVSIAPGFTMENVHVMAGVPAVFQAMVQSVLPTLTGGAPLISRTRRIDRGEGDIAGPLGELARAYPALSIGSYPFQKDGRYGANIVLRGTDAAMLDAAVAALDAEFPA, from the coding sequence ATGACACAACCAACCGCAGCCATGCTGGTGATCGGCGACGAGATCCTGTCGGGGCGCACCCGCGACAGCAACATGTATCATCTGGCCGGACAACTGACCGAACGCGGCATCGACCTGCGCGAGGTGCGCGTTGTCAGCGACGACGCGGATGCAATCACCGAGGCGGTCAAGGCGCTGTCGGCGGCTTATGAGCACGTGTTCACCAGCGGCGGCATCGGCCCGACCCATGACGATATTACCGCCGATTGCATCGCGGCAGCCTTTGGGGCGCATATCGATGTGCGCGATGATGCGCGGGCATTGCTTCAGGCGCATTACAACCGGCAGGGGATGGAATTCAACACCGCACGCCAGCGCATGGCGCGCATTCCCGACGGGGCTGTGCTGATCGAAAACCCTGTTTCGATTGCCCCCGGCTTTACCATGGAAAACGTGCATGTGATGGCGGGGGTGCCAGCGGTGTTTCAGGCGATGGTTCAAAGCGTTCTGCCCACCCTGACAGGCGGGGCACCCCTGATCAGTCGCACCCGGCGCATTGATCGCGGCGAGGGGGACATTGCCGGCCCCTTGGGGGAACTGGCGCGGGCCTATCCGGCCCTGTCGATCGGATCCTATCCGTTTCAAAAGGACGGGCGATATGGCGCGAACATTGTTTTGCGCGGCACCGATGCGGCGATGCTGGACGCCGCAGTGGCCGCGCTGGATGCAGAGTTTCCGGCATGA
- a CDS encoding 4a-hydroxytetrahydrobiopterin dehydratase: MTEKLSTETRKTLLAPLKETGWDMVEGRDAICKTFKFHDFADAFGWMTRAAFWAEKWDHHPEWSNTYNRVAVVLITHDVDGLSSLDVKLARKMDSLAG, translated from the coding sequence ATGACTGAAAAATTAAGCACCGAGACACGCAAGACACTGCTTGCGCCGTTGAAGGAAACCGGCTGGGACATGGTCGAAGGCCGCGATGCCATTTGCAAGACGTTCAAGTTTCATGATTTTGCGGATGCTTTCGGCTGGATGACACGCGCCGCGTTCTGGGCCGAAAAGTGGGATCATCACCCCGAATGGAGCAATACCTATAATAGGGTCGCTGTGGTGCTGATCACCCATGATGTTGACGGTCTCAGCTCGCTGGACGTCAAACTGGCGCGCAAAATGGACAGCCTGGCAGGATAA
- a CDS encoding OmpA family protein, which translates to MNARLAITALVVWAAAPVQALQLTLSTSARETVERNSALDRYLAPTGAFQYGVGVPTVAIEGQVRRQAWRIASAGLTTLQVLVPLRAQLKAAGYVIALDCDQSSCGGFDFRFNTEVLPAPNMRVNMRAYRFVTAIMGPTEQPDSVITLMVSTTSTAAYVQIIEAGKIVQQQGTPETVGDRPTPAIAPTDPPPPVADFDRQLLTDGHIVLGGLEFDTGTSALGKGPFASVQMLAKFLLAQPDVTIAVVGHTDSVGSQDVNIALSRQRAAAVRQRLIDAYNVDPEQVQAEGMGYLAPIASNLTAAGREQNRRVEAVLLSQR; encoded by the coding sequence GTGAACGCGCGGCTGGCAATAACGGCCTTGGTCGTCTGGGCCGCAGCGCCGGTTCAGGCGTTGCAGCTGACCCTGTCGACCAGCGCGCGCGAAACGGTCGAACGCAACAGCGCACTTGACCGCTATCTCGCGCCGACGGGGGCGTTTCAATACGGGGTGGGCGTGCCAACCGTCGCCATCGAGGGCCAAGTGCGCCGTCAGGCGTGGCGCATCGCTTCGGCCGGGCTGACCACCTTGCAGGTTCTGGTTCCCCTGCGCGCGCAGTTGAAAGCGGCGGGCTATGTCATCGCGTTGGACTGCGATCAATCCAGTTGTGGCGGCTTTGATTTCCGGTTCAACACCGAAGTGCTGCCCGCGCCGAACATGCGCGTGAACATGCGGGCCTATCGGTTTGTGACCGCCATCATGGGGCCGACCGAACAGCCGGACAGCGTGATTACGTTGATGGTGTCCACGACATCGACCGCAGCCTATGTGCAAATCATCGAAGCGGGGAAGATCGTACAGCAGCAAGGCACACCCGAGACCGTGGGCGACCGCCCGACGCCGGCCATCGCACCCACGGACCCGCCCCCACCTGTTGCGGATTTCGACAGGCAGCTTTTGACAGATGGCCACATCGTTCTGGGCGGGCTTGAGTTTGACACCGGCACCTCGGCGCTGGGCAAGGGGCCGTTTGCCTCTGTGCAAATGCTGGCAAAGTTTCTGCTGGCGCAGCCCGATGTGACGATTGCGGTGGTTGGGCACACGGACAGTGTTGGCAGTCAGGACGTGAACATAGCCCTGTCACGACAACGCGCCGCAGCAGTACGCCAGCGGTTGATTGATGCCTATAACGTCGATCCCGAACAGGTACAGGCCGAGGGCATGGGTTATCTTGCCCCGATTGCGTCGAACCTGACCGCGGCGGGCCGCGAGCAGAACCGGCGGGTCGAAGCGGTGCTGTTGTCACAACGCTGA
- a CDS encoding peroxiredoxin, whose translation MALSQGDTLPDATLVQMGAEGPAPVSLADKTKGRKVVIFAVPGAFTPTCHSAHVPSFIRTKDQFDAKGVDEIICVSVNDPFVMNAWGEATGATAAGITMLSDASSEFTTAIGMNFDAPPVGLMARSKRYAMLVDDGKVTLFQAEENPGVCDVSGGEGLLDSM comes from the coding sequence ATGGCACTCTCTCAAGGTGACACCCTGCCCGACGCAACACTGGTGCAAATGGGCGCAGAAGGCCCCGCTCCGGTCAGCCTGGCTGACAAGACCAAGGGTCGCAAGGTCGTGATCTTTGCTGTTCCCGGCGCCTTCACCCCCACCTGTCATTCGGCCCATGTGCCCTCGTTCATCCGCACCAAGGATCAGTTCGACGCAAAAGGCGTGGACGAGATCATTTGCGTATCGGTCAACGACCCGTTCGTGATGAACGCCTGGGGCGAAGCCACCGGCGCGACCGCCGCAGGCATCACCATGCTGTCGGACGCAAGCAGCGAATTCACCACCGCCATCGGCATGAACTTTGACGCCCCGCCCGTCGGCCTGATGGCACGGTCCAAACGCTATGCAATGCTGGTGGACGACGGCAAGGTGACCCTGTTCCAGGCCGAAGAAAACCCCGGCGTCTGTGACGTGTCCGGCGGCGAAGGTTTGCTGGACAGCATGTAA
- a CDS encoding GNAT family N-acetyltransferase: protein MTTVQKLYDVCDATWPAARFIPLGSWMLREGQCGGKRVSAASATGPVSEGDIDAAISGMAALDQEPLFQVREGDDALDAMLEARGFVVIDPVVLYITPVGTLTDKPIPKVTAFSIWEPLAIMEEIWAKGGIGPARLAVMARARLKTAILSRWNEQPAGVAFAAIHDGVCMVHAVEVLEHQRRQGVADWMMRKAAFWAQENGAHSLSVLCVATNTAANALYQKSGFTEVGRYHYRHLEDAT, encoded by the coding sequence ATGACAACAGTACAGAAACTGTATGATGTATGCGACGCGACCTGGCCAGCAGCGCGGTTCATTCCACTGGGATCGTGGATGTTGCGCGAGGGACAATGCGGCGGCAAACGTGTTTCGGCGGCCTCGGCCACGGGGCCGGTGAGTGAGGGCGACATCGACGCCGCCATTTCCGGGATGGCGGCGCTGGATCAGGAACCTTTGTTTCAGGTGCGCGAAGGGGACGACGCGCTGGACGCGATGCTGGAAGCGCGCGGCTTTGTCGTGATCGACCCGGTTGTGCTTTATATCACACCCGTTGGGACACTGACCGACAAGCCGATCCCCAAAGTCACGGCCTTTTCCATATGGGAGCCGCTGGCGATCATGGAAGAAATCTGGGCCAAGGGCGGTATCGGCCCGGCCCGTCTGGCGGTGATGGCGCGGGCCAGGCTGAAAACCGCGATCCTGTCGCGCTGGAACGAACAACCCGCAGGTGTTGCCTTTGCCGCTATCCATGACGGCGTGTGCATGGTCCATGCGGTCGAAGTTCTGGAACACCAGCGCCGTCAGGGTGTGGCTGACTGGATGATGCGCAAGGCGGCTTTTTGGGCGCAGGAAAACGGGGCGCACAGCCTGTCGGTTCTGTGCGTGGCGACAAACACAGCGGCCAACGCGCTATATCAAAAAAGCGGCTTTACCGAAGTCGGGCGCTATCATTACAGACATCTGGAGGATGCAACATGA
- a CDS encoding substrate-binding domain-containing protein has product MIRSLAALALALTAFAAQAETLKLAVTTPFAVSGLSDVLWPALEADTGISVQMQSGDTVQVLALGETGQVDAILVRSRRDEETFIATGFGTHCRQIMYDDFVLVGPVDDHAGIAQARSVTEALQRIAKSERRFVSYSGDSVVQAKEQALWADAGLMPQSFPNWYSVVSQGSLSAAVEFDAYALTDRASWLKFDNKASLAVLFSGDPVLFNQYSFVPLNPERHPHVAHDLAERVETWLSSPRAAELINTYTVGGEPLFTFSAE; this is encoded by the coding sequence ATGATCCGTAGTTTGGCCGCGTTGGCTTTGGCATTGACTGCTTTTGCTGCGCAGGCTGAAACGCTGAAACTGGCAGTCACCACACCTTTTGCGGTCTCCGGGCTGTCCGATGTGCTGTGGCCCGCGCTTGAGGCAGACACCGGTATTTCCGTGCAGATGCAGTCTGGCGACACGGTTCAGGTGCTTGCATTGGGCGAGACAGGGCAGGTGGATGCGATTCTTGTTCGCAGCCGCAGAGATGAAGAAACTTTTATTGCGACAGGGTTTGGCACCCATTGTCGTCAGATCATGTATGATGATTTTGTTCTGGTCGGGCCGGTGGACGACCATGCGGGCATTGCACAGGCCAGGTCTGTGACCGAAGCCTTGCAGCGCATCGCCAAAAGCGAACGCCGTTTTGTCAGCTATAGCGGTGACAGCGTTGTTCAGGCCAAGGAACAGGCGCTGTGGGCCGATGCGGGGCTGATGCCGCAGTCGTTTCCGAACTGGTACAGCGTTGTGTCTCAGGGCAGCCTGAGCGCCGCTGTGGAATTCGACGCCTATGCTTTGACGGACCGCGCCAGCTGGCTGAAATTTGACAACAAGGCCAGTCTTGCGGTTCTGTTTTCGGGGGATCCGGTGTTGTTCAACCAATACAGTTTTGTCCCGCTCAACCCCGAACGGCATCCGCATGTGGCACATGACCTGGCCGAACGGGTCGAGACATGGCTGAGCAGCCCGCGCGCGGCAGAGCTGATCAACACCTATACGGTCGGTGGCGAACCCCTGTTCACCTTCAGTGCCGAATAG
- the rsmD gene encoding 16S rRNA (guanine(966)-N(2))-methyltransferase RsmD encodes MRIIAGTWRGTALAHLGKGDAGAHLRPTSDRVRESLFSMLTSRGVIDGARVLDLFAGTGALALEALSRGAAQAVLVENGRVGQKLIGENLKKLRAEDNATLMRNDATRLGAWIAAPFDLVFLDPPYGKGMGDSALRSAVAGGWIAKGACIVWEENAPMTAPDGFVQVDGRRFGDTHVTLLEKG; translated from the coding sequence GTGAGGATCATCGCAGGCACATGGCGCGGCACGGCGCTGGCCCATCTGGGCAAGGGGGATGCGGGCGCACATCTGCGCCCCACCTCGGACCGTGTGCGCGAAAGCCTGTTTTCGATGCTGACCAGTCGCGGCGTGATCGACGGTGCGCGGGTGCTGGACCTGTTCGCAGGCACGGGGGCACTGGCGCTTGAGGCGCTGTCGCGCGGCGCGGCGCAAGCGGTATTGGTGGAAAACGGACGCGTGGGGCAAAAGCTGATTGGCGAAAACCTCAAAAAACTGCGGGCCGAGGACAATGCGACGCTGATGCGCAACGATGCCACGCGGCTGGGCGCCTGGATCGCCGCGCCTTTCGATCTGGTGTTTCTTGACCCGCCCTATGGCAAGGGCATGGGCGACAGCGCGCTGCGCTCTGCCGTCGCCGGCGGCTGGATCGCCAAGGGGGCCTGTATTGTCTGGGAAGAAAACGCCCCGATGACCGCGCCTGACGGCTTTGTGCAAGTGGACGGGCGTCGTTTTGGTGACACCCATGTGACGCTGCTGGAAAAAGGCTAG
- a CDS encoding FAD-dependent oxidoreductase has translation MHVIVIGAGQAGSSCVAKLRNKGFEGKVTLIGAEAVPPYQRPPLSKGYLLGDMTLERMFLRPESFYSENNIDLRMGTKVEAIDPVAQTVTIPGEVLHYDQLVLTTGSDPRRLPAAIGGTLDGVFTVRDLLDVDTMAPRFADGARVLIVGGGYIGLEAAAVASKLGLKVTLVEMADRILQRVASPETSDYFRALHTGHGVDIREGVGLDRLLGEGAVSGALLTDGSELDVDFVIVGVGIAPASGLAEAAGLEMENGIKVDALGRTSDPHVWAAGDCASFPYRGTRIRLESVPNAIDQAEVVAENIMGAGKDYVAKPWFWSDQYDVKLQIAGLNVGYDRVVTRDSGAAVSFWYYLGDQLLAVDAANDPRAYMIGKRLIEAGKTADPAIVADPDADLKPLLQA, from the coding sequence ATGCACGTTATTGTTATCGGGGCCGGTCAAGCCGGATCGTCTTGTGTGGCAAAGCTGCGCAACAAAGGGTTTGAGGGCAAGGTAACTTTAATCGGTGCAGAGGCGGTTCCCCCCTATCAGCGCCCGCCCTTGTCAAAAGGGTATCTGCTGGGTGACATGACGCTTGAGCGGATGTTTCTGCGTCCCGAAAGCTTCTATTCCGAGAACAACATCGACCTGCGCATGGGTACAAAGGTCGAGGCGATTGACCCTGTTGCGCAGACTGTGACGATACCGGGCGAAGTGCTGCATTACGACCAGCTGGTTTTGACGACAGGATCAGATCCGCGCCGTCTGCCTGCTGCGATTGGTGGCACGCTTGACGGGGTGTTCACCGTGCGCGACCTGCTGGACGTTGACACCATGGCTCCGCGTTTTGCCGATGGTGCGCGGGTATTGATCGTGGGCGGCGGCTATATCGGGCTTGAGGCGGCAGCGGTGGCGTCCAAACTGGGGCTGAAGGTGACGTTGGTCGAAATGGCCGATCGTATCCTGCAACGGGTCGCATCGCCGGAAACCAGCGACTACTTCCGCGCTCTGCACACAGGCCACGGTGTCGACATCCGCGAAGGTGTCGGGCTGGACCGCCTGCTGGGCGAGGGAGCCGTCAGCGGAGCGCTTTTGACCGATGGGTCCGAGCTGGACGTGGATTTTGTGATCGTGGGTGTTGGCATTGCGCCTGCATCGGGTCTGGCCGAAGCGGCGGGGCTGGAGATGGAAAACGGTATCAAGGTTGACGCGTTGGGGCGCACCTCTGATCCGCATGTCTGGGCGGCGGGCGATTGCGCGTCCTTCCCCTATCGCGGCACCCGTATCCGGCTGGAAAGCGTGCCCAACGCCATTGATCAGGCCGAGGTGGTGGCCGAAAACATCATGGGCGCGGGCAAGGATTATGTGGCCAAGCCCTGGTTCTGGTCGGATCAATATGATGTGAAACTGCAAATCGCCGGGCTGAATGTCGGCTATGACCGTGTGGTAACCCGCGACAGCGGTGCTGCGGTGTCTTTCTGGTATTACCTTGGGGACCAACTGCTTGCAGTGGACGCTGCCAATGATCCGCGTGCCTATATGATCGGCAAGCGACTGATCGAGGCGGGCAAGACGGCGGACCCCGCCATCGTGGCCGATCCTGACGCCGATCTGAAGCCATTGCTGCAAGCGTGA
- a CDS encoding IS110 family transposase, with product MNRITRDAILGIDVSRDWLDIHCLPSNQRLRLPNSEDGHARVGALAKSACALVCFEATGGQEWRLWSALDVAGVATRQLPPAQIKAFAASRGTRAKTDRIDAELIARFMAFRPDAGRTLPHEKIRLLRALVSKRGQLVETRKRLLAQIKAHAKLGSDDLFDVMDGDLKDLLDRQIAGLEVRIEQIIASEEGLATTAAILRSVPGIGPVASTMLIAEMPELGQITGEQAAALTGLAPIAHDSGAMRGKRAIGGGRRPLRHVMFQAALVASHHNPVLKPFADRLREAGKPHKVIITAVARKLVTIVNALCKSRQKWTTQLA from the coding sequence ATGAACAGGATAACACGAGACGCAATCCTTGGCATAGATGTCAGCCGCGATTGGCTGGACATTCATTGCCTGCCAAGCAATCAGAGACTTCGATTGCCCAATTCCGAGGACGGGCATGCGCGCGTGGGCGCCCTGGCAAAGTCAGCCTGTGCGCTGGTTTGTTTTGAGGCCACAGGGGGGCAGGAATGGCGTCTGTGGTCGGCCCTCGACGTTGCAGGGGTCGCGACCAGGCAACTGCCGCCCGCGCAAATCAAAGCCTTTGCCGCCAGCCGGGGCACGCGGGCGAAAACGGATAGGATCGACGCGGAGCTTATCGCGCGGTTCATGGCCTTTCGGCCTGATGCAGGGCGGACCTTGCCGCATGAAAAGATACGTCTTCTCAGGGCTTTGGTGTCCAAGCGTGGTCAGCTCGTCGAAACACGCAAACGGCTTTTGGCGCAAATCAAGGCGCATGCGAAACTGGGTTCGGATGATCTGTTCGACGTCATGGATGGTGACCTGAAAGACCTACTGGATCGCCAGATTGCAGGACTTGAGGTCCGGATCGAACAGATCATCGCCTCAGAGGAAGGCCTTGCCACGACTGCTGCCATCTTGCGTTCAGTTCCCGGCATTGGCCCGGTCGCCAGCACGATGTTGATCGCTGAAATGCCGGAACTCGGCCAGATCACGGGCGAACAAGCCGCCGCGCTGACAGGCCTTGCGCCCATTGCCCATGACAGCGGCGCGATGCGGGGCAAGCGCGCTATCGGAGGCGGCCGGCGCCCGCTGCGACACGTTATGTTCCAGGCGGCGCTCGTCGCCAGTCACCACAATCCCGTCCTGAAGCCGTTCGCAGACCGCCTTCGCGAAGCCGGAAAACCACACAAAGTGATAATCACCGCCGTCGCAAGAAAGCTTGTGACAATCGTGAACGCCCTTTGCAAAAGTCGGCAGAAATGGACTACTCAACTCGCTTGA
- the sfsA gene encoding DNA/RNA nuclease SfsA, which translates to MRFQTQLVPARLLRRYKRFLADCTLEDRTEITAHCANPGSMMGLAEAGMKIWLEPNDDPKKKLKYGWRLVDHENGHFTGVDTSVPNRALRAALETRQIGPLAAYGTVRPEVKYGTSSRIDFLLSEPGLPDAYVEVKSVTLNRQPGLAEFPDSVTARGARHLGELTRMVQDGHRAVMLYLVQRTDCTRFALAGDIDPAYAAAYATATHAGVETICIGTHITPQAITIADPLTVDM; encoded by the coding sequence ATGCGCTTTCAAACCCAACTTGTCCCTGCCCGCCTGCTCCGGCGATATAAACGCTTTCTGGCCGACTGTACGCTGGAAGACCGCACCGAAATCACCGCCCATTGCGCCAACCCCGGCTCGATGATGGGGCTGGCCGAAGCGGGCATGAAAATCTGGCTGGAGCCCAATGACGACCCCAAGAAAAAGCTGAAATACGGCTGGCGTCTGGTCGATCACGAAAACGGGCATTTCACCGGCGTTGACACATCTGTGCCCAACCGCGCCTTGCGTGCGGCGCTTGAGACCCGCCAGATCGGCCCTCTGGCGGCCTATGGCACTGTGCGGCCCGAGGTGAAATACGGCACCAGCAGCCGCATTGATTTCCTGCTGAGCGAACCGGGCCTGCCCGATGCCTATGTCGAGGTGAAATCCGTGACCCTGAACCGCCAACCCGGACTGGCCGAATTTCCCGATAGCGTGACCGCGCGCGGGGCCAGGCATTTGGGCGAATTGACCCGCATGGTACAGGACGGCCATCGCGCGGTGATGCTGTATCTGGTGCAACGCACCGATTGCACCCGTTTCGCGCTGGCGGGCGATATTGACCCTGCTTATGCCGCCGCCTATGCCACCGCCACACACGCCGGGGTGGAAACCATTTGCATCGGCACCCATATAACCCCGCAAGCGATCACAATTGCCGATCCTCTGACCGTTGATATGTAA
- the map gene encoding type I methionyl aminopeptidase: MKQENRGRLTKDGIRIYDPSDSAGMYAAGALASRILDAMSEHVFPGQTTAEIDRIITDMVDAAGAKSATIGYKGYEHASCISVNHVVCHGIPGDKKLKDGDILNIDVTVIVDGWFGDTSRMYVAGKLPRKAERLIQVTHDALMRGIEAVKPGNTFGDIGYAIQSFVEAHRMSVVRDFCGHGLGRVFHAPPNVLHYGRQGAGARLEPGMFFTIEPMVNLGRAETKTLADDWTAVTRDKSLSAQFEHSVGVTETGVEIFTLSEAGTFHPTY, translated from the coding sequence TTGAAACAAGAAAACCGGGGCCGTCTGACCAAAGACGGCATACGCATTTACGATCCGTCTGACTCCGCTGGTATGTACGCCGCCGGAGCACTGGCTTCGCGTATCCTTGATGCGATGTCCGAACATGTTTTTCCCGGTCAGACCACGGCCGAGATTGACCGGATAATCACCGACATGGTGGACGCGGCGGGCGCCAAATCGGCGACCATCGGCTACAAGGGCTATGAACACGCCAGCTGCATCAGCGTGAACCATGTGGTGTGCCACGGCATCCCCGGCGACAAGAAGCTGAAGGATGGCGACATTCTGAACATCGACGTCACCGTGATCGTTGATGGATGGTTTGGTGACACCAGCCGCATGTATGTGGCAGGCAAACTACCCCGCAAGGCCGAGCGTCTGATCCAAGTGACCCACGACGCGCTGATGCGAGGGATCGAAGCGGTGAAGCCGGGCAATACATTCGGCGATATCGGCTATGCCATCCAAAGCTTTGTCGAAGCGCACCGCATGTCGGTGGTCCGCGATTTCTGCGGGCATGGGCTGGGCCGCGTCTTTCACGCGCCGCCGAACGTGTTGCACTATGGCCGCCAGGGCGCAGGTGCGCGGTTGGAGCCCGGCATGTTCTTTACCATCGAACCGATGGTGAACCTTGGCCGCGCCGAGACAAAAACGCTGGCCGACGACTGGACCGCCGTAACCCGCGACAAATCGCTGTCTGCACAGTTTGAACATTCGGTTGGTGTGACGGAAACCGGTGTTGAAATCTTTACCCTCTCCGAGGCCGGAACGTTCCACCCGACCTACTAG
- a CDS encoding peroxidase-related enzyme (This protein belongs to a clade of uncharacterized proteins related to peroxidases such as the alkylhydroperoxidase AhpD.) has product MSDKTQPTALNLPMVDPLPAATQKYFDVCQDKLGMIPNVLQAYAFDIDKLNSFTALYNDLMLGDSGLTKLEREMIAVVVSSVNKCYYCLTAHGAAVRQLSGDPILGEQMVMNWRAADLEPRVAAMLEFSENLTVASAKTTEAHRQTLRDHGFSDRDIWDIASVAAFFNMTNRVASATDMRPNDAYHSQFR; this is encoded by the coding sequence ATGAGCGACAAGACCCAACCCACAGCCCTGAATCTGCCAATGGTTGATCCGCTGCCCGCAGCGACGCAAAAATACTTTGACGTGTGTCAGGACAAACTGGGCATGATCCCGAATGTGTTGCAGGCCTATGCCTTTGATATCGACAAGCTGAACAGCTTTACCGCGCTGTATAACGACCTGATGCTGGGCGACTCGGGCCTGACCAAGCTGGAGCGCGAAATGATCGCCGTTGTCGTCAGTTCGGTGAACAAATGCTATTATTGTCTGACCGCCCATGGCGCTGCCGTGCGGCAACTGTCGGGTGATCCGATTTTGGGCGAACAGATGGTGATGAACTGGCGGGCGGCTGATCTGGAACCGCGGGTGGCGGCGATGTTGGAATTTTCCGAAAACCTGACCGTCGCCAGCGCCAAGACCACCGAGGCCCACCGTCAGACCCTGCGCGATCACGGATTTTCCGACCGCGATATCTGGGACATCGCGTCGGTCGCGGCCTTTTTCAATATGACCAACCGTGTGGCCAGCGCCACTGACATGCGCCCCAACGACGCCTATCACAGCCAGTTTCGGTGA